A genomic stretch from Chitinophaga lutea includes:
- a CDS encoding DEAD/DEAH box helicase produces the protein MHTMTFDDLNLNKPLLSALHDLQFTTPTTIQQKVFSVMMSGQDVCGIAQTGTGKTLAYLLPCLRQWTFSKERFPQILVVVPTRELVAQVVETVQKLTPYMTFAVAGFYGGVNMNPQMETAAGKLDMVVATPGRLVDIVLSGTLKLKNIKKLVIDEVDEMLNLGFRAQLKNILDLLPPKRQNLMFSATITEEVQALIDEFFNNPAVIEAAPAGTPVSNISQSVYLVPNFNTKVNLLELLFREQTDMTKVLVFVSTKQLADQLFERLEADMPGKVGVIHSNKEQNYRFNSVRQFQDGTFRLLIATDIIARGLDIAEVTHVLNFDMPEQPESYIHRIGRTGRLDKKGNAISFITPAEQEQLGSVEALMNYKVPVTPLPDHLEISTVLTKAEIPEVIVPNIVLKKPKRESGAAFHEKKAKNKKVNVKVSHKQKMLEKYGKPKSRGKKR, from the coding sequence ATGCATACTATGACTTTCGACGATTTAAACCTGAACAAACCTTTGCTGTCGGCCCTGCACGACCTGCAATTCACGACGCCCACCACCATCCAGCAGAAAGTATTTTCCGTGATGATGAGCGGGCAGGATGTATGCGGCATTGCGCAGACCGGCACCGGTAAAACACTGGCCTACCTGTTGCCCTGCCTCCGGCAGTGGACGTTCTCGAAGGAAAGGTTCCCGCAGATACTCGTCGTCGTGCCCACCCGCGAACTGGTGGCGCAGGTGGTGGAAACCGTGCAAAAACTCACGCCTTACATGACTTTCGCCGTGGCCGGTTTTTACGGCGGCGTGAACATGAACCCCCAGATGGAAACGGCAGCCGGCAAGCTGGACATGGTGGTGGCCACTCCAGGCCGCCTCGTTGATATTGTGCTGAGCGGTACCCTGAAGCTGAAGAATATCAAAAAGCTGGTGATCGATGAGGTGGATGAAATGCTGAACTTGGGATTCAGGGCACAGTTGAAAAACATCCTCGACCTGCTGCCGCCCAAGCGTCAGAACCTGATGTTTTCCGCGACCATCACCGAGGAAGTGCAGGCATTGATCGACGAATTCTTCAATAACCCCGCCGTGATAGAAGCGGCGCCCGCCGGTACGCCGGTGAGCAATATCAGCCAGTCTGTTTACCTCGTTCCCAACTTCAATACAAAAGTAAATCTGCTGGAGCTGCTCTTCCGCGAGCAGACGGATATGACGAAAGTGCTGGTGTTCGTATCCACCAAACAACTGGCCGACCAGCTGTTTGAGCGGCTGGAAGCGGATATGCCGGGCAAAGTAGGGGTTATTCACTCCAACAAGGAACAGAACTACCGCTTCAACAGCGTACGCCAGTTCCAGGATGGCACTTTCCGCCTGCTGATCGCCACCGATATCATCGCCCGCGGCCTCGACATTGCAGAAGTGACACATGTGCTCAACTTCGACATGCCGGAGCAACCGGAAAGTTATATCCACCGCATCGGCAGAACGGGCCGCCTCGACAAAAAAGGGAACGCCATCAGCTTTATAACGCCCGCCGAGCAGGAGCAGCTCGGCAGCGTGGAAGCACTGATGAACTACAAAGTACCGGTGACCCCGTTGCCGGACCATCTTGAGATCTCCACCGTGCTGACCAAAGCGGAAATACCGGAAGTGATTGTGCCCAACATCGTGCTGAAAAAACCTAAACGCGAATCCGGCGCGGCTTTCCATGAGAAAAAGGCCAAGAACAAAAAGGTGAATGTGAAGGTGAGCCACAAGCAGAAGATGCTGGAGAAGTACGGCAAACCGAAGTCACGGGGGAAAAAGCGCTAA
- a CDS encoding dodecin family protein: protein MAIVKVIEVIASSETGFEDAVRNAVAEVSQTIHNIDSVYVKDFKVHVKDGKISTYGAICKVSFRVDHVK from the coding sequence ATGGCAATCGTAAAAGTAATCGAGGTGATCGCCTCTTCCGAAACAGGATTTGAAGATGCCGTACGCAATGCGGTGGCAGAGGTTTCCCAAACCATCCACAACATTGATTCCGTGTACGTGAAAGACTTTAAGGTGCATGTGAAAGACGGCAAGATATCCACCTACGGGGCGATCTGCAAAGTGTCTTTCCGCGTGGATCACGTCAAATAA
- a CDS encoding YceI family protein has protein sequence MRRLATLFFIGGATVLMSFANPATEKPVKAAKHATARAVYQVDNQQSKLTWTAKKVTGQHTGNIGVTEGALELDKNVLKGGSFTLDTRSITVTDITNPDANGKLTGHLKSDDFFSVEKHPTATFVITSVGAKGNGSYDVNGKLTIKGITNSITFPAEVTVAGNKATAKATIKVDRTKYDIKYRSSNFFENLGDKAIHDEFTIDVVLVANAK, from the coding sequence ATGCGAAGATTAGCAACCTTATTTTTTATTGGCGGCGCCACCGTACTGATGTCTTTCGCCAATCCTGCAACTGAAAAACCTGTCAAAGCTGCGAAGCACGCCACTGCGAGAGCGGTGTACCAGGTAGACAACCAGCAGAGCAAACTGACCTGGACCGCCAAAAAAGTGACCGGCCAGCATACCGGCAACATCGGTGTTACCGAAGGAGCACTGGAACTCGATAAAAACGTGCTGAAAGGCGGTTCTTTCACGCTCGACACACGTTCCATCACCGTTACCGACATCACCAATCCCGATGCCAACGGCAAGCTCACCGGCCACCTGAAAAGCGACGATTTCTTTTCCGTGGAAAAACATCCGACCGCCACTTTCGTGATCACCAGCGTAGGCGCCAAAGGCAACGGCAGCTACGACGTGAACGGCAAACTGACCATCAAAGGCATTACCAACAGCATCACTTTCCCTGCTGAAGTAACCGTAGCCGGCAACAAAGCCACCGCCAAAGCCACCATTAAAGTAGACCGTACCAAGTACGACATCAAGTACCGGTCTTCCAACTTCTTCGAAAACCTGGGCGATAAAGCCATTCACGACGAATTCACCATCGACGTGGTACTGGTTGCCAACGCAAAATAA
- a CDS encoding S41 family peptidase — MLKSAMLLPVFCLTTVYGSAQKLPPDTVRGMIRDLSRELSLKHPGYYRYRSESYFKRYADSLSATVTDSLTELETFRKLKPFIGQIGCLHTDLQLSPAVKAEMAQRPVLFPMQLYFKGQKAYVARNASGDKSIAPGSEVLSINGRSIPQILATLLPSIASDGFNQTLRYRSLYNFFPLQYSRMIEVTDNYTVKISHLNKVSTHQVKGALTRDIAAPGFMLPRDTGKPLACTIKGATAVLSVHSFADSDIKEHDQDFKLFIVSAFADMRSQGIKHLILDLRDNTGGSDGNAAFLAGYFFDQPYRYWDRIEVTEAIAKEIKGDAEQYYNKPVQEGQRWLWKKAKVVNDFDYYETQQPAVYPFTGKTYVLTNGFTMSSAADLSAVLQYNKKAVFIGEETGGGFQGNNSGMMPESEMKPSGMVVTIPLQKYYTAVDGTLHHGKGTIPDYPVSYTPQELINGKDKEMALAEALIRKPSK; from the coding sequence ATGCTAAAATCCGCCATGCTATTACCTGTGTTTTGCCTCACCACCGTTTACGGCTCGGCCCAGAAGCTGCCGCCGGACACGGTGCGGGGCATGATCAGGGACCTTTCCCGCGAACTGTCCCTTAAACATCCCGGTTATTACCGGTACCGCTCCGAGTCTTATTTCAAACGCTATGCCGATTCTCTGAGCGCCACGGTGACCGACTCGCTCACCGAGCTGGAAACCTTCCGCAAGCTCAAACCATTTATCGGCCAGATCGGCTGCCTGCACACCGACCTGCAGCTATCGCCCGCCGTGAAGGCGGAGATGGCCCAACGCCCGGTGCTGTTCCCGATGCAGCTCTATTTCAAGGGTCAGAAAGCTTACGTGGCACGCAATGCCTCGGGCGACAAATCGATTGCGCCGGGGAGCGAAGTACTGAGCATCAACGGGCGCAGCATTCCGCAGATACTGGCCACGCTGCTGCCTTCCATCGCGTCGGACGGGTTTAACCAGACCCTCCGGTACCGGTCGCTGTACAACTTCTTCCCGTTGCAGTACAGCCGCATGATCGAAGTCACGGACAATTACACCGTCAAAATATCGCATCTCAACAAAGTCAGCACCCACCAGGTAAAAGGTGCGCTTACCAGAGATATTGCCGCCCCGGGGTTCATGTTGCCACGGGATACCGGTAAACCCCTTGCCTGTACTATCAAAGGAGCCACAGCCGTCCTTTCAGTCCATTCGTTTGCCGACTCCGATATCAAAGAACACGACCAGGATTTCAAGCTCTTCATCGTCAGCGCTTTTGCCGACATGAGATCGCAGGGTATCAAACACCTCATCCTTGATCTCCGCGACAACACCGGCGGGTCAGACGGCAATGCCGCCTTTCTCGCCGGTTACTTTTTCGACCAGCCGTACCGTTACTGGGACCGGATTGAAGTGACCGAAGCCATCGCCAAGGAAATAAAAGGCGACGCGGAACAGTACTACAACAAGCCGGTGCAGGAGGGCCAGCGCTGGTTATGGAAAAAAGCGAAGGTGGTGAACGATTTCGACTATTACGAAACCCAGCAGCCCGCCGTGTACCCGTTTACGGGCAAGACTTATGTGCTCACGAACGGTTTCACCATGTCGTCGGCCGCAGACCTCTCGGCCGTGCTCCAGTACAATAAAAAAGCCGTATTCATCGGGGAAGAGACCGGCGGCGGTTTTCAGGGCAACAACAGCGGCATGATGCCGGAAAGTGAAATGAAACCCTCCGGAATGGTAGTGACCATTCCCCTGCAAAAATATTACACCGCGGTAGACGGTACGCTGCACCACGGCAAGGGCACCATTCCTGACTACCCTGTTTCATACACGCCGCAAGAGCTGATAAACGGCAAAGACAAAGAGATGGCGCTTGCGGAAGCTCTTATCCGGAAACCATCGAAGTAG
- a CDS encoding carboxypeptidase regulatory-like domain-containing protein produces MLWLATPLPAQLKIRSAAPLAEVEGGTVVQLLFHINNHSYQNVPTQLLFSGPFPPINRISDTVIAAGDSLLVSVRLYIPRKAPADSQYVHTLKAVTVNGEVAAATALRLKPVRMVQLSVLQPEVYLLQRQDSVVLRLHCSNPGNQAATVQLTAEDPALQQVLGQQTITLAGFADTTLQLHMRLPAVSGPVLLKGTYANGDIFSLQQIPFYQARSGSRYNAAAAEMGKGHLLGLYSRLMGTQAAYYELLANGAEKNFSYQADALWYREAMQDQLVVMNTFAKLRTGVLEWTAGNIFKTDEFVLAGRGAQLAVETPQTRIEGGAVNGNYNLAGDMTEGDFRYSNAVYLRYEGRRQEKMQLHMQALQQWDGGARVNHSLGGGGFRWQLAKNHSLALKGYASYSTTSPYKTDSLYVWGGAGGLDYSGRFGKWQLSSANYISSGGYAGLQKGAMNLEERLSFSPHHRQHFWWRYSRLSYEPVYISPLYRHYPNIYFSETAEFGWQQQLGERWSLTLRPYYYREYLENTARAELSAARGNVQLMYNGTLSFSFNAEGATGTTNTDGHRDYSGFRIMSFLQYRGLGLSAILQHGPFYTGELLQMRYTGQPYRTYMIGPGYTGRLLKGRLHLSVYDYLSYSNYYRQWEHNVNARIGVSLPYGFALEGGLLAYRFAGTNVTTKAFDVGIVKKFRNAPQHPRQELELFFYRDFNANNQHEPWEGAAADILVKVGEEVLISGKDGRVVYRNLPAGHYPVSVLQAKGAYAESRTVMVKGRTQMAIPLHAIGTIQGRLMLQEDDKGQLPPITVKATGRNGKVYTVLSNEQGAFVFFLPHDVYRLQVEPGAQFMSPEGAQTVELQTDKTAEVSFELHYRPRDVKVKKFYSVRTK; encoded by the coding sequence ATGCTTTGGCTGGCCACGCCTTTGCCCGCGCAGCTGAAAATCCGTAGCGCCGCTCCCCTTGCAGAAGTGGAGGGCGGCACAGTCGTGCAACTGCTGTTTCATATCAACAACCATAGTTACCAGAACGTACCGACACAACTGTTGTTTTCCGGGCCATTTCCGCCCATTAATCGTATATCCGATACTGTTATAGCTGCGGGCGACAGCCTGCTGGTGTCCGTGCGATTGTATATTCCGCGCAAAGCACCGGCGGATTCGCAGTATGTGCATACACTGAAAGCCGTGACCGTCAACGGCGAAGTGGCGGCGGCCACGGCACTGCGGCTCAAGCCCGTGCGCATGGTGCAACTGAGCGTGCTGCAGCCGGAGGTGTACCTGTTGCAGCGGCAGGACAGTGTTGTGCTTCGCCTGCACTGCAGCAATCCCGGCAACCAGGCAGCTACCGTGCAGCTAACGGCGGAAGACCCCGCGTTGCAGCAGGTGCTCGGTCAACAAACGATCACGCTAGCCGGTTTCGCAGATACCACGCTGCAGCTGCATATGCGGCTGCCGGCGGTATCCGGGCCGGTGTTGCTGAAAGGCACTTATGCCAACGGGGACATTTTCAGCCTGCAGCAAATCCCTTTTTACCAGGCCCGCAGCGGCAGCCGTTACAACGCCGCGGCCGCCGAAATGGGCAAAGGTCATCTGCTGGGCCTTTACAGCCGCCTGATGGGCACGCAGGCCGCGTATTATGAACTGCTGGCCAACGGGGCGGAGAAAAATTTCAGTTACCAGGCCGATGCGCTGTGGTACCGCGAAGCGATGCAGGATCAGCTGGTGGTAATGAACACTTTTGCCAAATTGCGCACCGGCGTATTGGAATGGACAGCCGGCAACATCTTTAAAACCGATGAATTCGTGCTCGCCGGCCGCGGCGCACAGCTGGCGGTAGAGACCCCGCAAACCCGCATCGAAGGGGGCGCCGTCAACGGCAACTACAACCTGGCCGGTGATATGACGGAAGGCGATTTCCGCTACAGCAACGCCGTTTATCTCCGGTACGAAGGCCGGCGGCAGGAAAAAATGCAGCTGCATATGCAGGCTTTGCAGCAGTGGGACGGCGGCGCACGCGTCAACCATTCCCTCGGTGGCGGCGGTTTCCGCTGGCAGCTGGCCAAAAACCACTCCCTGGCGCTGAAAGGGTATGCGAGTTACAGCACCACCTCGCCGTACAAAACGGATAGCCTCTATGTCTGGGGAGGCGCCGGTGGACTGGATTACAGCGGCCGCTTCGGAAAGTGGCAGCTGAGTTCTGCCAATTACATCAGTTCCGGCGGTTATGCCGGGTTACAGAAAGGGGCCATGAACCTGGAAGAACGGTTGTCGTTTTCGCCGCATCACCGCCAGCATTTCTGGTGGCGCTACAGCCGCCTGTCATACGAACCGGTGTATATCTCCCCGCTCTATCGCCACTATCCCAATATCTATTTCTCCGAAACGGCCGAGTTCGGCTGGCAGCAGCAGCTGGGCGAACGCTGGAGCCTCACCCTTCGCCCGTATTATTACCGTGAATACCTGGAAAACACGGCGAGGGCAGAGTTGTCGGCGGCGCGGGGGAATGTGCAGCTGATGTACAACGGCACCCTGAGTTTTTCATTCAACGCGGAAGGCGCCACCGGCACCACTAACACGGACGGGCATCGGGATTACAGCGGTTTCCGCATCATGAGTTTTTTGCAGTATAGAGGGCTGGGCCTGAGCGCCATTTTGCAGCACGGCCCGTTTTATACCGGGGAGCTGCTGCAGATGCGCTATACCGGCCAGCCGTACCGTACGTACATGATCGGCCCGGGTTATACCGGCCGCCTGCTGAAAGGCCGGCTGCACCTGAGCGTGTACGACTACCTCTCCTACAGCAATTATTACCGGCAATGGGAACATAACGTGAACGCCCGCATCGGCGTATCGCTGCCTTACGGGTTCGCGCTCGAAGGAGGTTTGCTGGCGTACCGCTTCGCCGGTACGAATGTCACCACCAAAGCATTCGACGTCGGCATCGTCAAAAAATTCAGGAACGCGCCGCAGCATCCGCGACAGGAGCTGGAGCTGTTTTTTTACCGCGACTTCAACGCCAATAACCAGCATGAACCCTGGGAGGGCGCCGCGGCAGACATACTGGTGAAAGTAGGGGAGGAAGTGCTGATCAGCGGGAAAGACGGCCGCGTGGTATACCGCAATCTACCTGCCGGCCATTACCCGGTGTCCGTTTTACAGGCGAAAGGCGCTTATGCCGAAAGCCGTACGGTGATGGTGAAGGGCCGCACCCAAATGGCCATCCCGCTGCATGCTATCGGCACCATCCAGGGCCGGCTTATGTTGCAGGAAGACGACAAAGGCCAGCTTCCGCCGATCACGGTGAAGGCCACGGGGCGTAACGGGAAAGTATACACGGTATTGTCCAACGAACAGGGCGCCTTTGTGTTTTTTCTCCCGCACGACGTATACCGGCTGCAGGTGGAGCCCGGCGCACAGTTCATGAGCCCGGAGGGCGCGCAAACGGTGGAACTGCAAACGGACAAAACCGCGGAGGTGAGTTTTGAGCTGCACTATCGCCCCAGGGATGTGAAGGTGAAAAAATTCTATTCCGTCAGAACGAAGTAG
- a CDS encoding fimbrial biogenesis chaperone yields MRTISVIVFIGMMLARLPAQAQSGLAATPMKLFFDAPPGSPQTLSVALSNPSPRVMEAGISLADWRRDSSGHIVYYPPGSQSNSCAAWLKVLPGERFSLRPGETKQFSVILQAPARADSLKNSMLFFTQLNTDSAKDERGMHILVAVRVGVQVIYTPPGQHKKDIDILAFSDSRDSLRVTLQNTGQLEANGKAACELLHLASGKKNKLKETDFYTLPGARRVLQWALPPGLEKGKYTATVMVDIGPEQELKIGELEFSHD; encoded by the coding sequence TTGCGTACCATTTCGGTCATTGTTTTCATCGGGATGATGCTGGCGCGTTTACCGGCCCAGGCACAATCCGGCCTCGCCGCCACGCCCATGAAACTGTTTTTCGACGCCCCGCCCGGCAGCCCGCAAACACTGTCCGTTGCCCTGTCGAACCCATCGCCGCGGGTGATGGAAGCAGGTATCAGTCTGGCCGACTGGCGCCGCGACAGCAGCGGGCACATCGTGTATTATCCGCCCGGTTCACAGTCCAACAGCTGCGCCGCGTGGCTGAAAGTATTGCCCGGCGAACGGTTCAGCCTGCGGCCCGGTGAAACGAAACAGTTCTCCGTGATTTTGCAGGCGCCTGCGCGGGCCGACAGCCTCAAAAACAGCATGCTGTTTTTTACCCAGCTGAATACGGATTCCGCGAAGGACGAGCGCGGCATGCACATCCTCGTGGCGGTACGCGTAGGTGTACAGGTGATATACACGCCGCCGGGCCAGCACAAAAAGGACATCGACATCCTGGCGTTCAGCGACAGCCGCGATTCACTACGGGTAACATTGCAAAACACAGGGCAGCTGGAAGCAAACGGCAAAGCCGCCTGCGAACTGCTGCACCTGGCCAGCGGCAAAAAAAACAAACTGAAGGAAACGGATTTCTACACCCTCCCGGGCGCGCGGCGGGTGCTGCAATGGGCATTGCCGCCCGGGCTTGAAAAAGGGAAATACACCGCCACCGTGATGGTCGATATCGGGCCGGAGCAGGAATTAAAAATCGGTGAACTGGAATTCAGTCATGATTAA
- a CDS encoding LuxE/PaaK family acyltransferase, protein MNESLADRIFAGGGEEALVLELFRYQYRANALYRAYVDALRVQPAAVQSVLQIPFLPIQFFKTHRVTAGDFEPAVVFESSGTTQTLNSRHLVKDTGIYIRSFMEAFRRFYGPVENFVVLGLLPSYLERQHSSLVYMVQEMIVRSGRPESGFYLYEHEKLARTLQELEARRQPVLLIGVTFALLDFAEQYQLSLEHTIVMETGGMKGRREEWTREELHAFLQQQLGVPAIHAEYGMTELLSQAYSKGKGIFRCPPWMQVLVRDENDPFALSAASAAGVINVVDMANIHSCAFIATDDIGRLHADGSFEVLGRLDNSALRGCSLMVS, encoded by the coding sequence ATGAACGAATCATTAGCAGACCGGATTTTTGCGGGCGGGGGAGAAGAAGCCCTGGTGCTGGAGCTTTTCCGTTACCAGTACCGGGCCAACGCCCTGTACCGGGCGTATGTGGATGCCCTGCGGGTGCAGCCGGCCGCCGTGCAGTCCGTTTTACAGATACCTTTTCTGCCCATCCAGTTTTTCAAGACCCACCGGGTCACCGCGGGCGATTTTGAACCGGCCGTGGTATTCGAAAGCAGCGGCACCACCCAAACGCTCAACAGCCGGCACCTGGTGAAAGACACGGGCATCTATATACGCAGTTTCATGGAAGCCTTCCGGCGTTTTTACGGGCCGGTGGAAAACTTCGTGGTGCTGGGCCTGCTGCCTTCGTACCTGGAGCGGCAGCACTCCTCGCTGGTGTACATGGTACAGGAGATGATCGTGCGCAGCGGCCGCCCGGAAAGCGGGTTTTACCTCTACGAGCACGAAAAGCTGGCCCGTACGCTGCAGGAACTGGAGGCGCGCCGCCAGCCCGTGCTGCTGATCGGCGTCACCTTTGCCTTGCTGGATTTCGCGGAACAATACCAACTCAGCCTGGAGCATACCATCGTTATGGAAACGGGCGGCATGAAGGGCCGCCGCGAGGAATGGACGCGGGAAGAACTGCATGCCTTCCTGCAGCAGCAACTGGGCGTACCGGCCATCCATGCGGAATACGGCATGACGGAGCTGCTCAGCCAGGCTTATTCCAAAGGGAAAGGGATTTTCCGGTGCCCGCCCTGGATGCAGGTGCTGGTGCGTGACGAGAATGACCCCTTCGCCCTGTCAGCCGCCTCCGCCGCCGGTGTGATCAACGTGGTCGACATGGCGAACATCCATTCCTGCGCGTTCATCGCCACAGACGATATCGGCCGCCTTCACGCCGACGGGAGCTTTGAAGTACTGGGACGGCTGGATAACTCCGCGCTGCGGGGATGCAGCCTGATGGTGAGTTGA
- a CDS encoding acyl-CoA carboxylase subunit beta, with protein MSKIQDLHSKIAAAQLGGGQARIDSQHKKGKLTARERLQLLLDEGSFEEIGMFVHNRNKGLTTEQEQFPGDGVVTGYGTVNGRLVYVFSQDFTVYGGSLSEPHARKICRIMDLAMENGAPLVGLNDSGGARIQEGVVSLAGYADIFYRNTRASGVIPQISAIMGPCAGGAVYSPAITDFILMVENTSYMFVTGPNVVKTVTHEEVTSEALGGAHTHATKSGVTHFACANEVECIQHIKELLSYMPQNCEDTAPVYAYESANESRPALNNMIPENPNQPYDMKEVIAELTDAGSFLEVHKDFADNIIVGFARIAGRSIGIVANQPAVLAGVLDIHASVKGARFTRFCDAFNIPLLVLVDVPGFLPGTDQEWNGIITNGAKLLFALSEATVPKITVTTRKAYGGAYCVMNSKHIGADLNYAFPQAEIAVMGPKGAVEIIYKKEIDTAPNPEARMSELVADYTERFANPYLAAEKGYIDEVVTPEQTREKLIKGYKMLENKVVNMPRKKHGNIPL; from the coding sequence ATGAGCAAGATTCAGGACCTACATTCCAAGATAGCCGCGGCCCAACTCGGTGGCGGACAGGCACGCATTGATTCCCAGCACAAGAAAGGCAAGCTCACCGCCCGCGAAAGGCTGCAGCTGCTGCTCGACGAGGGTTCCTTTGAAGAGATCGGCATGTTCGTGCACAACCGCAACAAGGGCCTGACAACCGAACAGGAACAGTTTCCCGGCGACGGGGTGGTGACCGGTTACGGCACCGTCAACGGCCGGCTGGTATATGTATTTTCCCAGGATTTCACCGTGTACGGCGGCAGCCTCTCCGAGCCGCACGCCCGTAAAATATGCCGTATCATGGACCTTGCCATGGAAAACGGCGCTCCCCTCGTAGGCCTTAACGACAGCGGCGGCGCACGCATCCAGGAAGGTGTGGTGAGCCTCGCCGGTTATGCAGACATCTTTTACCGCAACACCCGCGCCTCCGGCGTTATTCCCCAGATATCCGCCATCATGGGCCCCTGTGCCGGCGGCGCCGTATATTCCCCCGCCATCACCGACTTCATCCTGATGGTGGAAAACACTTCCTACATGTTCGTGACCGGCCCCAACGTGGTGAAAACGGTGACGCATGAAGAAGTGACCTCCGAAGCCCTCGGCGGCGCGCATACCCACGCCACCAAAAGCGGCGTCACGCATTTTGCCTGCGCCAACGAAGTGGAATGCATCCAGCATATCAAGGAGCTGCTCAGCTACATGCCGCAGAACTGTGAGGACACGGCCCCTGTTTACGCTTATGAAAGCGCCAACGAAAGCCGCCCCGCACTCAATAACATGATCCCGGAAAATCCCAACCAGCCTTACGATATGAAGGAAGTGATTGCCGAGCTGACAGACGCCGGCAGTTTCCTGGAGGTGCATAAAGATTTTGCCGACAACATCATCGTGGGGTTTGCCCGCATTGCCGGGCGCAGCATCGGCATCGTGGCCAACCAGCCCGCCGTGCTGGCCGGTGTGCTCGACATTCACGCCTCCGTGAAAGGCGCCCGCTTCACCCGGTTCTGCGATGCTTTCAACATCCCCCTGCTGGTACTGGTAGACGTGCCCGGCTTTTTACCCGGCACCGACCAGGAATGGAACGGCATCATCACGAACGGCGCCAAGCTGCTGTTCGCCCTTAGTGAGGCCACCGTACCCAAAATCACCGTCACCACCCGCAAAGCCTACGGCGGCGCGTATTGCGTGATGAACTCCAAACACATCGGGGCCGATCTCAACTACGCCTTCCCGCAGGCGGAAATCGCCGTAATGGGCCCCAAAGGCGCGGTGGAGATCATCTACAAAAAAGAAATAGACACCGCCCCCAACCCGGAAGCGCGCATGAGCGAACTGGTGGCCGACTACACCGAACGTTTCGCCAACCCTTACCTCGCGGCGGAAAAAGGCTACATCGACGAAGTGGTGACGCCGGAACAGACCCGAGAAAAACTGATCAAAGGCTATAAAATGCTGGAGAACAAAGTGGTGAACATGCCCCGGAAAAAACACGGGAACATTCCTTTATAA